The Knoellia sp. S7-12 region GACACCCTGCACCGCGTCCTCGTCGACAACCGTCGGCTGTGAAGGGCGACGCGTCCGACCGTCGACGCCGTCGGTTCGTCGCGCTCGCAGTGCTCGTGACCCTGGCGCTCGTGCTCGTCGACCTCGTCGGTGGTCCGGGGCCGGGACTGCTGCGGCGCGGCGCTGCCACCGTCCTCGGTCCGCTCGAGCGCGTGCTCGCTCCCGGAGGTCGCCCCGGTGAGGAGGACCTGCGGCGCGAGAACGACCGTTTGGCCAGCGAGCTGCGTGAGGCCGAACTGGCAGGCGGCGATGCAGCTGCCCTGAAGTCTCTGCTGGCGGCACCGTCCACCGCTGGGGCCCGCGTCGTCCCGGCGCGGGTCGTCGGGGTTGGTGCACCCGGCCCTCAGGGCATCGTCCGCATCACCATCGATGTCGGTAGCCGCGACGGCGTCACCGCTGACCGCACCGTCGTCTCCGGCAACGGGCTGGTGGGCCGCGTGGCGGCGGTGGCGCCCTGGACGAGCGACATCTTCGTCGTCGGAGGGCCGGAGGTCTCTGTTGGTGTGCGCGTCGGGGCGTCAGGCGCGCTCGCCACCGTCGGAGGGACCGCCGCCTCAGCGGCCGAGCGGGACACCGGGGAGCTCGGGATCAGCCTCGTCCAGACTGGCGCGCTGCGCGTTGGCGACGAGGTGCGCACTCTTGGCAGCGTCGATGGCCGCCCGTTCGTCCCAGGTGTCCTCGTCGGCACCGTCAGTGCGGTCGAACCACGACGCGGCCGGCTCGCGGCGTCGGGCACCCTGCGACCTGCCGTCGACGTCGGTGCGCTCTCGGTCGTCGGCGTGCTTCTCACCGGACCGCGTGCCACCCCACGGGCGACGGTCACCGGGGGAGCGCCGTGACCGTGTCGGGGGTGGCGCTGCGTGGCGCACTCCTGCTCGTTGGCGCCGTCCTCGCCGTGACCCTCGGCGCTCGGCACCTCGCGCCTCTGCCCGACCTCGTCCTCGTCGTCGTCGCGTCGGCAGCATTGCGCTCGGGGCCCCGGGTCGGCCTGATCACGGGCCTGGTCGGCGGTTGGCTTCTTGATCTCCTGCCGCCGGGCTCGGCCGTGCTCGGCACCCAAGCCCTCCTGTATGCCGTGTGTGGCCTTCTCGTCGGCCTCGCCCGGCGTCCCGGTCACGTGTCGTTGGTGTGGGTCGTCGCCGTGATCGCCGCCGCCGGGTGCGGACTCGAAGTGGTGCGGGC contains the following coding sequences:
- the mreC gene encoding rod shape-determining protein MreC; translated protein: MKGDASDRRRRRFVALAVLVTLALVLVDLVGGPGPGLLRRGAATVLGPLERVLAPGGRPGEEDLRRENDRLASELREAELAGGDAAALKSLLAAPSTAGARVVPARVVGVGAPGPQGIVRITIDVGSRDGVTADRTVVSGNGLVGRVAAVAPWTSDIFVVGGPEVSVGVRVGASGALATVGGTAASAAERDTGELGISLVQTGALRVGDEVRTLGSVDGRPFVPGVLVGTVSAVEPRRGRLAASGTLRPAVDVGALSVVGVLLTGPRATPRATVTGGAP
- the mreD gene encoding rod shape-determining protein MreD, translating into MTVSGVALRGALLLVGAVLAVTLGARHLAPLPDLVLVVVASAALRSGPRVGLITGLVGGWLLDLLPPGSAVLGTQALLYAVCGLLVGLARRPGHVSLVWVVAVIAAAGCGLEVVRALLALAQGVPVEVASSLGRVLATATVALVVVPLVTAVERRADQRRFA